The Diadema setosum chromosome 1, eeDiaSeto1, whole genome shotgun sequence genome has a window encoding:
- the LOC140236931 gene encoding palmitoyltransferase ZDHHC22-like, translated as MASKDPSARQSRSKDDSMEMKLKQLVSSLGFLFIVLAIFAGFASTMIFTIPQTVEDLDFTGWKHRLFITYALVASLGHFILAMHTDTSLKVVRSVVQQCEIDQQTSQPFRAHQCRLCKSVILKHDHHCFMLGKCIGYHNQKYFIWFCFHIAMAAFYVLFQIALYLSLAYDVQFPGAGTYFVLLPRAVMGFVRGETECMELALTMYLYICLIGGFAALGFFMWEVGLSAAGLTSYEALHGQKRKTKHSSSISHNLKDTFGAYWFLGMILPVQLPQCGTGLYSMKSCS; from the coding sequence ATGGCTTCAAAGGACCCCTCGGCCAGACAATCTCGGTCTAAAGATGATTCCATGGAAATGAAACTTAAGCAGCTAGTCAGTAGTCTTGGGTTCTTGTTCATTGTCCTTGCTATATTTGCTGGTTTTGCATCGACGATGATATTTACCATACCACAAACTGTGGAGGACCTCGATTTCACAGGGTGGAAGCATCGCCTGTTCATCACATACGCCCTGGTAGCGAGCTTGGGGCATTTCATCCTTGCCATGCACACAGACACTAGCCTGAAAGTTGTACGCAGTGTTGTGCAGCAGTGTGAAATTGATCAGCAGACCTCCCAGCCATTCCGGGCTCACCAGTGCCGCTTGTGCAAGTCTGTCATCTTAAAGCATGACCACCACTGTTTCATGCTGGGAAAGTGCATAGGCTACCACAACCAAAAATACTTCATCTGGTTCTGCTTCCACATCGCGATGGCAGCATTCTACGTGCTTTTCCAGATCGCTCTTTACCTCAGCTTGGCCTATGATGTCCAGTTTCCGGGTGCCGGGACATATTTTGTCCTCCTGCCTAGAGCTGTCATGGGATTTGTGCGAGGGGAAACGGAATGCATGGAACTGGCTTTGACCATGTACCTGTACATCTGCTTAATTGGGGGCTTTGCTGCTCTGGGGTTCTTTATGTGGGAGGTTGGCCTCAGTGCAGCTGGACTGACATCGTATGAAGCTTTACATGGAcaaaaaaggaagacaaaacATTCCAGCTCTATTTCTCACAATTTAAAGGATACTTTTGGAGCTTATTGGTTCCTTGGCATGATTTTGCCAGTGCAGTTACCCCAGTGCGGTACTGGCCTGTACAGCATGAAGAGTTGCAGCTAA
- the LOC140226990 gene encoding uncharacterized protein, protein MADRARGHNADGGFVKWDWNKNKYVWVSNNDIKRKPSKPGQSNYAGLRHGNKPAPKRPSYQVPVKKAYRQPLQVANKHGQVKSPSPRKPSARHHVEKPFLLPPYNDDIRCKDLNKENILAGRHSELAGKGTPPPPPPELHAGHLTIQSVLSNRLIHLNAALTFWRQGPNAFISYLLRTEDDAATVDALPVLVNCMKNKTPVSKQLSMGACFELLPTLRKLLGSKFEDYVKTSLDVIRTMLRFWWTDLVAHRNSKFSGSLQESRSIAGIYTGSVALTDVIAKLCKRKDTIGKKAEVVGTLLAQL, encoded by the exons ATGGCGGATAGAGCAAGAGGCCACAATGCAGATGGTGGATTCGTGAAATGGGATTGGAACAAGAACAAGTATGTGTGGGTCAGCAATAATGACATCAAACGGAAG CCATCCAAACCTGGACAGTCAAACTATGCTGGACTGAGGCATGGCAACAAACC TGCTCCAAAGCGACCTTCCTACCAGGTTCCTGTGAAGAAAGCATACAGACAGCCGCTGCAGGTGGCCAACAAGCATGGACAG GTGAAGTCACCATCTCCAAGGAAACCGTCTGCCAGGCACCATGTTGAGAAGCCTTTCCTTCTCCCGCCCTACAATGATGACATCCGCTGTAAGGATCTGAACAAGGAGAATATTCTGGCAGGTCGTCACTCAGAGTTAGCTGGCAAGGGCACACCTCCCCCTCCGCCTCCTGAG CTGCACGCAGGTCACCTGACGATTCAATCGGTCCTATCCAACCGTCTGATCCATCTCAACGCAGCCCTGACATTTTGGCGTCAGGGACCCAATGCCTTCATCTCATATCTCCTGAGGACAGAGGATGATGCTGCCACTGTGGATGCCCTTCCCGTACTAGTTAATTG TATGAAAAACAAGACTCCAGTCAGCAAACAGCTGTCCATGGGAGCTTGCTTTGAGCTACTCCCCACCCTCAGAAAACTCCTCGGCAGCAAGTTTGAAGA CTATGTGAAAACAAGCCTGGATGTGATACGGACCATGCTGCGTTTCTGGTGGACAGATCTTGTGGCGCATAGAAACTCTAAATTCTCAGGGAGCTTACAGGAGAGTAG GAGTATAGCTGGTATATACACCGGGTCTGTCGCTCTCACCGATGTCATTGCCAAGCTGTGTAAGAGGAAGGATACAATTGGTAAAAAAGCTGAG GTCGTTGGAACTCTTCTAGCTCAGCTTTGA